CCAAGCAAACCGTGAGAAATGTCCGGGATGCCTATGAAAGCCCCTTTGCTAGCCGGCAAATCGCTACTCAAAAAACCATTAAAAATCTAGGACTCTTAACTACTGACCTGACCCAGGCCTTAAAAACCCCACAGCCTTCCTTAGAAAAACTTGCAAAATTAATCAACGCGGCCCAACATGATCTAACTGCCCTTCAAGTCTCTAGTCCAGAATTGAGTTGGGGGATTGATTACATGCGCCAACATGGGGCCGTGGCCGCCAAATTAACCGGTGGCGGAGGCGGGGGCTGCTACTATGCCCTGGTTCCTGACCGACAAACCGGTGAAAAACTCATCCAAGCCCTAGCTGATAGTCCTAGTGCCTGTCAAAGCTGGTTAATGCCTTTTTCAAGTGAATCAAATACAAGTGAAAAGGAGTAAACTATGGAAAAATATCGTGGTATTTGTCGAGCCCACACCAATATCGCCCTGATTAAATATTGGGGAAAACGTGATGATGAACTCATCCTACCAATGAATAGTAATCTCTCTTTAACCTTGGACCGTTTTTATTCAGAAACCCAGGTCCGTTTTTCTAAGGATATCGTGGAAGACTGCTTCCAACTCGATGGCGAGTGGCAAGACAATAGTGAAGTTGAAAAGATTAGTCGTTTCGTTGATCTTTTCCGTCAATTAGCCCAGGTGGATCTGGCTTGCGAAGTCATTTCCTACAACCATGTGCCCACTGCGGCAGGCCTGGCCTCATCTGCTTCTGCCTTTGCGGCCTTAGCTGGTGCTTGTAACCAAGCCCTCCGCTTGGACCTGGACCCTCTTGCCCTCTCCCGCTTAGCCCGGCGTGGATCGGGGTCAGCCACCCGCAGTATTTTTGGTGGCTTTGTCGAATGGGAGAAGGGAAGTGGCGATCATGATTCCCAAGCTGTCCCTTTCGATGATGCCAATTGGGATGTAGGCATGGTAGTCCTAACCTTAAACACCAAAAAGAAGGCTATCAGTTCCAGACGAGGAATGAAGCACACGGTGGCGACCTCGCCCTTTTATCAATTATGGCCCCAAGTGAGCGAAGAAAAACTGCTAGAAATGAAAGCCGCTATTAAGGCCCGCGACTTGGATTGGATGGGAGAAATTGCCGAAAGCCATGCCATGTTAATGCATGCCACTACCCTATCTGCCAACCCCGCCTTTACCTATTTAGAAGCAGAATCACTCAAGGCCATAGAAGCAGTCAAAGGTCTACGCCAACAAGGCTATAAGGCCTACTTCACCATGGATGCTGGACCTAATGTGAAGATTCTCTGCCCTTATTCACAGTCACAAGCCATTATTGATGCTCTGGCTCCTGAATTTGGGGCTGACCGACTCATAGCCAGTCGTCCGGGCCCAGGTATCCAATATTTAGAAGCATTACCTGACCATCAGGCTAGCGATAAAAATTTTCAATTCTCAAGCCCAGAAGGAAGCCGTGAAGACGACAAGTTAGAATTAGTCAATGAGGAATTGAATGAAGACGGCGTGGACAGCCAAGAAGAATTTATGAAACGGTTGGCTAAACAAAAGCTCACCCTACAAGAAGAGTTAGAAGAAATTTTTAACCATTCTGCCCCTCACAACTTTTTTAGACCATCAAATCGGCTCCCCCATGATCCTAATGATTCACAGGAGGAATTGTAAATGGAAACCATTATTAGTAAACGCCCAGGGAAGTTATATCTGGCTGGCGAATACGCCATTGTCCATTCCTTTCAAGGGGCTTTATTAGTAGCGGTTGACGCCTATGTCACCGTCGAATTGCGCCCCCTTGACCAAGCTCAGTCGCGCTTATCGACTAACCAGGCTCCAGAAACTTTTAGCTGGACAGTTAGTGATGACGGTGAGATCTCTGGGATCCCTAAGCAATTCTTATTAATCAAGACCTTGATTCAAACAGCCTATCAATTTTTACAGGAAAGCGGTCACGTGGAAGATTCCTTTAAGAATATTGACCTAAAAATCTCCAGTGACCTGGATAGTCCTGACGGAAAAAAATATGGCCTAGGCTCCAGTGCTGCAGTCAGCATCGCTATCCTAGACGCGATTCTTAAGTTCTATCAGGTTGACCAAGACCACTCCAAGAAGGCCTTTGCCTATCTCCTCTACCAACTAGGAGCCATCGCTCAAATTAAAATGGACCTCAAGGGCTCCTTTGGCGACTTGGCAGCCTCTGCTTTTGGGGGATGTATTTACTATCAAAATTTTGACCATACTTGGTTGAAGGAAAGGGTAAAACAGGAGCCAATGAATCTCCTAGACCTCATCCAGATGCACTGGGATGGCCTGCTCATCGAACCACTGACTTTATCTTCAGATTGGAAGCTCCATGTAGCCTGGACAGAAAAACCGAGTTCTACCGAAGCCATGTTAGCCGGTAGGTCAACAAGAAAAACAGAGGACCATGAGTTCTCACTTAGCGAACGCCATTTTCGCTATGCCAGTCAACAATGCGTGATTCTAATCCGCCAAGCCATTATCGACCAAGATTACTTTGTTTTTACTAAGGCCTTAACTTATAACAGTCATTTATTGTATAACTATACCAAACACCGACAAAAACCTTACTTAACCGCCGCTTTAAAGTCAGCTATTGATTTGGCCCGAGCTGCCGGAGGAACAAGTAAGGTTTCCGGAGCGGGAGGCGGGGACTGTGCTATTGCCTTTAGCGACCAGCCAGCTATTGGGGAGCAGATTGACCAGGCCTGGCAGGAAGTCGGTATCCACCAACTCGACTTGGGACTGTGTCCTAGCTTCATCCAGTAATCCATCCACTTCTCACAAATAGGCGCCATTGACCAAATTATTCTAAAGTTTAAAGGAGAATTCTATGAAGAATCGTAAAGATGACCACATTAAGCTTGCCGATTGGCAGTATGCTCAAAGCGCTACCGATTTCGATGCCATCCGCTTTGTCCACCATTCCCTGCCCCATATTGATGCTGACCAAGTCCAACTCAATACCCAACTCTTCGGTCAAGAATTCCCCTTTCCTTTCTTTATTAACGCCATGACTGGAGGCAGTGAATGGACCAAGGCCATTAACGAAAAATTTGCTACCGTGGCCCGGGAAACTGGCTTAATGATGGCAACGGGGTCAGTCTCCCAAGCCATAAAAGATCCCGACACAGCCGATAGTTTCCAAATTGTCCGCCAAACTAATCCTGAGGGCTTCATCATTGCTAATGTGGGCATGAATCATGGCTTATCAGGAGCTAAACGAGCGCTTGAAATTACCGAGGCTGATGCCCTTGCTATTCATTTAAATACCCCTCAAGAGCTGGCCATGCCAGAAGGCGACCGCCACTTCCAAGCCGTTAGGGATAATCTCCAAGCTATTGTTGAAGGGGTTGACCGCCCAGTCATGGTCAAGGAAGTTGGCTTTGGCATGAGTCGTGAAACGATTGAGGAACTTCTCTCACTAGGTGTCAAGACCGTGGATATCAGTGGCCAAGGGGGAACCAATTTTATCGCTATCGAGAACGAGCGCCGCAGTCTTAAGGATATGGACTACCTGACGCAATGGGGGCAAAGTACCGCAATCTCCTTACTCGAAGCCCAAAGCTTAAAAGATGAAGTCGACATCATCGCTTCAGGGGGCGTTAAAACCCCACTCCATGTGGCCCTGTCACTAGCCTTAGGGGCTAAGGCAGTTGGGATGAGTGGGCAATTCCTCCACCTGGTTCTCAATCACGGCGTTCAAGAAACCATTGATTGGGTAGAAGAATTCAAAGACCAGGTCCGCATGCTTATGGTCCTAACCAATAGCCAAAGCCTTAGCGACCTAGAAAAGACTGACTTGATTATTTCAGGACACGTGAGAGACTGGTGCCAAGCCCGTCAGATGCCCTACCAAAACTTTAGCCACCGTTCTCACTAATAAGCTTATTAACTAATAGCTCCCTAGCCTATGGTTAGGGCTTTTTTTATTGGCTAGAACTAGCGATCAGTAATGATTGGTAATTTATTCCCAGCTTTTGAAGGGGTTAGCTTTGCAGAAGAGGTATTATGCGTTATAATAGTATTAGCTACTTGCTAACAAAAAGTAAGTGACAATTTATCTTTCTATCCACAGCTTAAGGAGGAATTTTAAAATGGTTTATAACAATATTTCTGAAGCAATTGGTAATACACCAATTATTAAATTAGCACACGAAGACAAGGATTCTGCTGATATTTATGTGAAGTTAGAATCTCGTAACCCAGGTGGTTCAGTCAAAGACCGCCCCGTTAAATACATTCTCAAGAGCCTACTCGACTCTGGCGAATTAAAAGAAGGCGGAACAATTGTTGAATCGACCTCAGGAAATACTGGGGTTGCCCTTTCCATGTTAGGTGCCGCTTTCGGACTCCATGTGATTATCGTGATGCCAGAAACCATGTCGGTTGAACGTCGTAACTTGATCCAAGCTTACGGGGCTGAACTGGTCTTAACCCCAGGCTCTGAAGGGATGAAAGGTGCCGGCGAAAAGGCAGCAGAAATTGCTAAAGAAAAGAACGCGCCAATCTTTGGCCAATTTGTCCGCCATGAAAACGTTCAAGCCCATGAAGAAACCACCGCTAAAGAAATCTTAGCCGACTTAGACCAAGTGGATGGCTTCGTGGCTGGTATTGGTACTGGTGGTACCGTAACTGGTGTTGGTAAAACCTTAAAAGCCCATGACAAAAACACCGTGGTTTGGGGTGTTGAACCTGAAGGCTCCCCACTATTAAACGAAGGTAAAGCTGGATCACACAAGATTCAAGGGATCGGGGCTAACTTCATTCCTAAGATCTTAGACCAAAATGTTCTCGACAAAGTTGATATCATTTCCAACGAAGATGCTATCCAAGGTGCTGTTCATTTAGCCCATGAATACGGTATCCTCGCTGGTTTCTCATCTGGTGGTAACTATGTTTCTGCTAAACGTCTAGCTAAGGAACTTGGCCCTGGCAAACATGTTGTAACTGTTCTTCCTGATACCGGTGAACGTTACCTCTCTACCGGAGCATTCTCAAATGACGGAGAATAAGGCAAGCGGTCAAGACCAGCTTCCCTCTGACATGGAGAAAAAAACCATCAAAATTCAGTCACGAACCGTTCCTGGTATGTCTCTCTCCTCACTCACAAGAGATACCCTAGAATCGATGGAAGATAATGAAGATAAGTGGATCCGCCTAGCCAAAATCATCTATGATAATGACCCCGCGGCCCACTCCTGGCAAGAAGTCTATGACCTCTACCCCAGCATTAAAGCGCTCCGGGCCCATGAACAAGCCCACCATTATTATAATAATGGCGACTACTACCTGGCCCGGCAGTTAGCTGAGGAATCTCGACGAGAAACCGGGATTGAAATTCACCCTGGTGCCAAGCTCAGCGATACGGTCTTTATTGACCATGGCATGGGCGTGGTGATCGGTGAAACTGCTGTGATTAGTGATAATGTCAAACTCTTCCATGGTGTCACTTTAGGCGGTGTCGGTAGAGAAAAAGGCTGCAAACGCCACCCTACAATACAAGACCATGTTGAAATTGGAGCGGGTGCTAAATTATTAGGCAATATTACTATTGGCCACCACAGTAAAATTGGAGCTAATGCGGTTGTCCTAGAAGATGTACCGCCCT
The nucleotide sequence above comes from Aerococcus urinae. Encoded proteins:
- the cysK gene encoding cysteine synthase A; amino-acid sequence: MVYNNISEAIGNTPIIKLAHEDKDSADIYVKLESRNPGGSVKDRPVKYILKSLLDSGELKEGGTIVESTSGNTGVALSMLGAAFGLHVIIVMPETMSVERRNLIQAYGAELVLTPGSEGMKGAGEKAAEIAKEKNAPIFGQFVRHENVQAHEETTAKEILADLDQVDGFVAGIGTGGTVTGVGKTLKAHDKNTVVWGVEPEGSPLLNEGKAGSHKIQGIGANFIPKILDQNVLDKVDIISNEDAIQGAVHLAHEYGILAGFSSGGNYVSAKRLAKELGPGKHVVTVLPDTGERYLSTGAFSNDGE
- a CDS encoding phosphomevalonate kinase gives rise to the protein METIISKRPGKLYLAGEYAIVHSFQGALLVAVDAYVTVELRPLDQAQSRLSTNQAPETFSWTVSDDGEISGIPKQFLLIKTLIQTAYQFLQESGHVEDSFKNIDLKISSDLDSPDGKKYGLGSSAAVSIAILDAILKFYQVDQDHSKKAFAYLLYQLGAIAQIKMDLKGSFGDLAASAFGGCIYYQNFDHTWLKERVKQEPMNLLDLIQMHWDGLLIEPLTLSSDWKLHVAWTEKPSSTEAMLAGRSTRKTEDHEFSLSERHFRYASQQCVILIRQAIIDQDYFVFTKALTYNSHLLYNYTKHRQKPYLTAALKSAIDLARAAGGTSKVSGAGGGDCAIAFSDQPAIGEQIDQAWQEVGIHQLDLGLCPSFIQ
- the fni gene encoding type 2 isopentenyl-diphosphate Delta-isomerase; amino-acid sequence: MKNRKDDHIKLADWQYAQSATDFDAIRFVHHSLPHIDADQVQLNTQLFGQEFPFPFFINAMTGGSEWTKAINEKFATVARETGLMMATGSVSQAIKDPDTADSFQIVRQTNPEGFIIANVGMNHGLSGAKRALEITEADALAIHLNTPQELAMPEGDRHFQAVRDNLQAIVEGVDRPVMVKEVGFGMSRETIEELLSLGVKTVDISGQGGTNFIAIENERRSLKDMDYLTQWGQSTAISLLEAQSLKDEVDIIASGGVKTPLHVALSLALGAKAVGMSGQFLHLVLNHGVQETIDWVEEFKDQVRMLMVLTNSQSLSDLEKTDLIISGHVRDWCQARQMPYQNFSHRSH
- the epsC gene encoding serine O-acetyltransferase EpsC, which codes for MEDNEDKWIRLAKIIYDNDPAAHSWQEVYDLYPSIKALRAHEQAHHYYNNGDYYLARQLAEESRRETGIEIHPGAKLSDTVFIDHGMGVVIGETAVISDNVKLFHGVTLGGVGREKGCKRHPTIQDHVEIGAGAKLLGNITIGHHSKIGANAVVLEDVPPYATAVGMPARIILHDKNWNRIGDYVI